The nucleotide window TGCTGTACACCCACATCCAGCACAAGTTTCTTGCACTGGAAAAGCCAAACTGAGCCACATCTCCTTAAAcaacagcctggctgggagcagcagcacagcataCCTCATGGAAACTAGAGAAAGCCTggaagagggagaaggaggCAAGCCAGGTCCCTATCAAAGCCTGGAGTGCCCTGGAGTTGCCCTATATAAAGGGAGCAGAGCATGCTAGGaaggttttgttttaaaggtGTATACCTTGATGACCACTCACTTTTACAATTTGCTTCCACCTGGTTCCTAGTGTAAACTATGCTCAACATCATTCATTTCAGTTCTTACTATCTTTTTTGTGATGTTATGATGACAAAACAGCTACTGAGAGCCCTTCTGGGTATGACTTGGCTTTTTCACAGCTCTGAAAaccagctgtgccccacagctGTGTTGTTCCTGGGAGACAAGAAAGCATGAAAGTGTTTGCAAGTGACAGCCTTGCAATGTGTGACTGATGGTGCCAGAGCAATGCCTGATCTTTCATATCCCAGCTCACAGCCATGGCCGGCTCCAGCCCTGTGTTGGTTTTGGAAGCAAGCAAGCTTTGGAGTCAGCAGTTTCAAACACTCAGATTCCTGTGCCAAACTGGTCTCCAAGGTCTGAAATCAGATGGGAGGGGGCATTTCCTGGGCTGCTGTATTGATTCTGAACAAGGGACCCTCAGCCAGGTCACCCCCACTCAATACCATGATCACACCACCTGCTTGGCCCTAGCTTTGTCTAACAGAGGAGCAACAGGAGATGGAGATCATCCTTTAGACCAGAGGGTTGGTTTTGTGTGTGGAAATTATAAAATAGCTCAAGTGACAAAAAGGGAGAGCTGCTCTCCGTGGATAGTTTGcatctgctctgtgcagcacactGTGGGGAAATCCATGTGGGCTCTGACTGATGCTGTGTGCATGTGAGGAGTCCAGCATCTGCATTTTACCTGCTGTCTGCATTCCTCATCTTACTCAGTCTTATTAAAGCAATCATTAAGCTATTCATTGCTAGGCCttacttctctttctctcccttccctcccctcaaCCCCTCCTCTAGAGCAGAACAGCTACCCAGGTTGCAGTAGttaccaaataaaataaagggtTATTTTGATTTGAACTTGTAAGGGAAAAAGGCTGACAATGTATGTTGCATGCACACGCATGGGTCAGTTTGCTCCCAGAAGTGACATTTTATTATATatcaagagttctattatcattataatGCAAGGATTCCATATTGCCAGAATTTTCTACCTTCTCAACATgtctcacaggcagctcctctaagcactgactgttcctggtccttgcagcaaCCATCTAACTCCagatcccaccaatccactcttttataacactgttcttattggctacaggtgtggcctgttaccatcaggcctgctcctgatctttagtgattggttcagctgcaactcattaggggataagattacattctataccaccttcatttacccacaCTGTATCCCCTACAACATTTTAGTCACTGTCACACTTCGGTAAGTGACAGAAGAACAGCAAGAAGAGTCAACTGGATAAAAGTGGAAGGACCTACCCGTACTTTCGCCAATCCTAGTTTTGCCTAACTAtcagaaatatcagaaaaacATCCTGGTCTCCCCAAACACAGAGGCACAGGCATGCATAGGTCAGCCCCTGAGATGCTGAGTTTGGAGATAGTTCTCCATTCTCCCTGTGGGACTACCATGGGTTTTTAACCACTCATCTCTCAGCTGGACACTGGtctttgttttaaagatgacTTGAAATATTCTTAAATAAGGTGGTGCTGCCAGCTTTGCTGGTTTAATGATCTGAACTCTTGTGATCTGAACTCAGCTGTTGCTACCTTCAAGCTCTCTACTTGATCAACCTGCCCACTCTTCCCTAAGCCCCCTCAAACTTTGTTATAGGACTCAGGTAGCTGCCAGCTGACCAGGAGGAACTTCTAACTTGTTAAACCCCTTGTTATCTTGCAGCAGCAAAGTATTTCCCAACCTGTCAATGAAGCAACCAGCTTGATCTGGAGTGTCAGCTCTGAGTTTCTCATGTCCATGCCCATGTTACATCCTGATCTCCACTGCAGCTACTCCACATCTGCTGGCCCTCTTGTGCCCTGGTGTTGTGGAGATGTAGAAGCAGCCTGCAAGAAAGATAGACTTTCTGCAATGTCATGAGGTTTATAATCCTTCAGTGCACTTAGTGACATTTCAAGTTATATGCTTTATACTCAATCTTAATTACCAAGCCGTTACAGAGCACGCACAGTTGTCCTAGTGTTATTTCAAATTCCCAGCTGTGgtctgtgaggttttttttctcctagaaaTCCACTACACAAACGCTGCTGGGAAAACAGTGGGCAGGGTATAAGTTGTCTTATGTCCCCTTCTCCTGACAGCTTCCTGCTAAGGAAGAGGTTTATGACAAGAAGAAGCAAACCTCTCTCCAGGTCCAGCAGTGCCACGGGTTCTGTCTGGGCCCCATGGTCAGAGCTGAGCCCGGCTGAACTCAAGTGACTCCAGCAGGTCACAGCCCCGGCCAGAGGAGGCTGAGGCAATGCTGTCCTGGTGGGTGATGCAACCCAAGGCTCTGAGAGGGCTGTATTTCTGCCTGGAAACATCTGCCTGTCACTTGGCATTTGAATGAGCAGTTGGAAGCTGCTGGTAGGTGCTCCTGTCACGGTAATGACTGTGACAGGCTTTTTCCATCTCTGAGGAGGAGATGGTTGTGACATTTGCTTTGACTGTGGCTTTGAAGCCACAGAGTTCCTGTGTTTGAGAGCAGGCAGTGAGGGTAAATGCTGTGTAAGGCTGTATTTCAGATCAGCCCAGCAATTAACACTGTCCAGGCAGTGCCAtctgactgctgctgctgagcctgtgAACAGCAGcatgccctgccctgccctgccctgccagaggctgctgcagccttggaAGTGAGCATGGACAGTTCAGTCCTGCCCTACATCCTCTGCTGTTACACATGGGTTGGATCTGTTTAAGCCTCttctccccacagctctgcattgtgctccagggaacaccAAGCACTGCTGTTTCAGGGTCTGCACTTGGccacttttccctcttttccaggTGGGAGTCAGTGGAGAAATGGCCCTCACTGATTTTAGGAATAAGTTAGGAAGAGAAAACCATAAGAGACTAGCTGGTTTCAGGAAAGGATTAGTCATCAATACAGCATAAAGGTATTCTCTTTTGTGTATGAAGGATGGGCAATTATAAGCTGGAACAGAATCAAGAATGCGAacttgtccttcctccccctgaCCTGAACTCTGCTTCCCCTgagtaaaggaaagaaaactacaAGATTTACATTATATCTTGAAATTCAGTGATTTTAGGGCATCTTTCAAAtgcagaggagagcaggctgATGAGAGCCCAGTGCCGCCAGTTTCCATACTTTCCAACCAGTTTACCTGCTGAGAGCCgggctgtcagcagcagaacCTCAGTGCCAGTCTGGCATTTTGTGTCTCTTCCAAAAgacaggctgcagagcagggcagggtgggaacGGTGCTAATAAGTGAAGCATCTGCAAACTTGCCCCCAGTTTTTGGGGGTTGGCCTAGGCAGAGGTGACCAGGATGCCCCCTCTGGACAGCCTCACACAATGGTCACTTCCCAAGCAGGATCACAGATAAGGCATAAATGGCAGGAATGAGCcactggcagggagcagggtgaGCCTGGTGATGGAGACTAGGTCATCAGAGAGCCCTGATCCCCAGAGCATCTGCAGTGACAAGGGACAGGATCAGCTCTGCCACtgactgccagcacagctgcagcaaagctcGGGCAAGGAGCAGGGCTGACAGCCTGGACATGAATACAGTTCATGTGCTGGGGGACAGTCACACTTATCACTTGTTTGGTCCCCTGTGCCAGTTTCGGGGGATTTGTGGGGTGTTGATGGCTCCTTCTGGCAAGGCTGGCACATGGGATGAACCTTCCCAGCCTTTGTagcaaaattctgcttttactgCCAAAATTAATCCCATGTAAGCATGAGAGACAGGGCACACCATTGGGGGCACACGGAGGGGGCTGATgtggctttgctttgcttcagcATGGAAGAGGGGATGTGTGTATGGAGAGGGTAGCAGGTGATAAAAAGTCCCATCATCCTTCACCTCTGCAGAGGAGTTTCAGGGTGTCCTACACAAACCCCATGATTTGCTGTGGGtctccccctcccttccttGCTAGTTGCCTTTGTTGTCATTGAAGAAACTTggacatttgaaaaaaaataaaaaaagaaaaagaaaaaaagaaaaaggggtaGGATGTGAAGAGAAACCCTGATCTGATTAAGCAGGATTTGGGCGCTGGCAGAGAGCTGCCGAGGGTATTAGCAGTAACAGCTGCTGCGCTTCCCATTCGAGGAGCAGGCGAGGAAGGTCCCTGAAAGGATGGtcctgggcaggctggcagggcagtggtggcagcGAGCCCGGCAGCGAGTCTGTCCCAAGGTAAGCGCCGGCGGCAGCCGCAGCCTGagcccgggcagccccgggagcAGCGCTGCTCCCCcaggggatgggcacagcagggcgGGAGGGGAAACAGCACAGCCGGGGCAACACCCCAGGGAAAGAGCTCGGGGCTAATCCCGTGAGCTCCTGCGAGAAATCTTATCCAGCAAGGACTGTTTAGGGGTGCCCAGAAGGGAGGCCGGCTCCGTGAAGAGGAGACATCCTGCTGCTGGTCCAGCAGGGCTTGGGAGGGTTAGCAAAGGCTCCTGTGATTCTCACGAGCATCTTCTGGCACACAGCTGGTTGGAGGGCCAGGATGCTTGGCTGTGGAAGGCTAAACTGCATCCATCTGCTTGCTGCTTTAGGCTGGGCATGAATTGTTCCGCTTGCAGTGGTGCTTTGTTAGTCGGCTGGCAAGTTTCAGAAGTGCTTGAGAGGGAGGTGTAAACTAGAcctcctcagcctctgctgcctctgatttatttgcatttactCATTGACTAAGTGTAATGACATCTAAGGCAGGCTTGTTGAAAAGAAGCTGGTAGAAAGTGCTACATTAAAATCAGAAGCACCTGCTTTGTGATATCCATTACAATAAATGCCACACACTTATCCTTCATCTTCACTTTGAAAAGTGCattttgaaaaagcagaatAGCACAATACTCCGTTCAGTCTGGAAATGTTttgtgctgtcactgcagggaTGAGGCTCTGTGatggcaggcagggacaggctctgccctgggcaccagcCCCATATGTGATggggcctgcagcagctctgcaggtccAAAGGGCAGATGTTTCCCCTATTGAtcaggctgggatttgggctgggagTGGTGGAGGGTGCTGAGTGTGGCTGTACAGAGCCTGCTTCTCCTCCTCAAACCCACAAGACTTTTTAGAGCAAATCTTTTCTGACTGCACCCTCCATGGGCATCTTCACAAGAAATCCATCCTCTTGTGGTGGGCTCTTCCCTCTCCCAGGCTGAACAGTTCACTTCAGAATGTAAATGCTGTGGATTCCCAAAGTGGCCCCAGGTGCCACAGAGATCACTTATTCCCTTTTGTTTAAAGCCAGCAGGGAGGGTGGCTCTGGAGATCACATAAATCAATGGCACCATTTGGGAAGCCACTGCTGTGAAGTGAACTCCAGGTTATTCTCTGCTGTAGGATGGAGGGTGGTGGGAGAGCCCACAGTGCCATTGTTGGCTGGGCCTGCACGAGCCTGTGCTTGGTGTCCTGCGCGGCCGCCTTCTCGCAGGGCGCCAGCCTCTCCGCCTGCAGCGACATGATGCCCAGGCACCTGAGggtgcagctgcacagctccaaCAGCAACTACGTCACCGTCCACACCAACATGTCCTTCTTCTTCCCGGGAGACAAGGTGCCAGGTAAGGAACAGCTTCTCACTCCTGCATCTGGAAAATGCATGGTAACTTATCTCAAGCGATGCAATTAATCTCTGTGAGGTCTGGGCAGGGGGATAACTGCTCTGAGTGAGCTACAACACCTCTCTTGCCATGATGACATATTTACAGAGGGATTCTGTTTGCAGCACGGGTGCTTTGGGTGGGATTCATTTGTCTCAGCTGTGTCTCAGCCATACCAGACAGACCTCACTACATGCAGTGGACCATGTGGGTAAAGtcaccttcccagcccctctgcaccaCTCAAAGGGGTCTGGGTGACTCACCTGACTCTTGGGCATGGTTGGCAgcactccccatccctggcattgctgctcctcaggcagATGCAGACAGAGCTGAGGCACCATTCCCCAGCTTGGCCACTTGCCCGTTCATCCCtgtgcaaaacaaaacccctttGAGAGCAGAACACGAGCTTTCACTCACATACAGAGTAGTGTCCAAACCTCCTTCTGTAAAAATGGCTGCATGCTGCCTGGTCCAATGGGGTTAACAGTTTATCATCAGGGAGGGATAGGGGGGAAGCCTCAGGCAAATCCTGTGGGCAATTACACATTACAAAACCAAAGGCCTTCTGTATCTAGCATGTCCAAGACAGACTGTGAGGACAAAGACAGTAAGATGTTTTCAGCAATGCCGCCCAAAGTTTTTCTGGGAACTCCATTGCAGGCAATTCACTACGTAACAGCAAGACAAATCCCTTTGTGTCCCGTGTTTTGtcttccaaaagtgacagtaaGAAGCACCCGGGATTACATGGGCTTTATGCTGCAAGCACGCAAAGTGTCCAACAACGAAATCGCTGGCACGTTCATCTTCCTGCCTCCTGGTTCCAAGCTGCTGAATTGTTTTGAAGATGGTGACACTGTCACACACTCGGACAAGTCACTGAAGAGAAACCTGTCCTTCGTATGGAAAGCACCAGACCAACCCATTGGAGACATCAAGTTTTTGTAAGGACATCCTGGTTCCTAATCAGAATTTGTGTTTAGTTACAGGCTGTCCAGCACAGTGGTTTATGTATCTTGAACCCAATATAGCTAAATACTTACCAAATGCTGCTACAGTGTCCCAGCTGGTACATAAATCACCATTAATATCTGCTGCATAGTGCTGCCTTTTATTTACATGGTCACTGTTTTCTCAGAATAGATACACTGGAAAATGACAGCTTAAGCATTTTAGGAAACAGAAATGTTAAGGCATAAAGAGAGAACCATGACCATGTTGCCTGTCTTTGTAAATAATACAGCCCATAGGACTTCCCTGCCTAAAGGATAATCTTGTATAtcacttcttaaaaaaaaacaaaacaaaaaagatcaaaaaaaagagaaaaaatacatagttaaaaaaaaaaagttaaatgcAAACAGAGTTACTCACAATAGAAAGAGAGTGAGCACTGTGTCAAAACTTGACATCTCTGTTTTGCACCAAAGTCCCAAACTGTCCAAGTGGCTTGGTTCTGATTTGGAATGAAATTAAACAACTTCTAACTGACTGCCTTAGAGGAAGCACAGTGgcttttcatttcaaaagaTATTAAATTGTTATATTTCAACTTTACAAAGTCACTTAGAAACTGCTTGGCCAGATCCTTGGCTGCTTCCCAAAACCTAAGTGTCCTGTTGAATGTTGTGGCTTGAGCATCTCATCGTGATTCAAGAAAAATTcattgaaacagaaatattgcTGCTTGGAATTTCAAATTTTGGCCATTGCTTTATATCAGAAAATACTATTACAGTTTAAAGAAATACTATTAAActcacaaaaaccccaaataaactccaaaaaatcccaacaagaCCTAGTCCTAGATACCCACTCTGATATTTCTTTCAAGTCTGGCCTTTTATGCTCTGAGCTGATATGTGATAGACTCTTCCTTTTTATCCTGTCACAGCATcagaaaaaatgtcttttttaggcttaaaaatgctttctaaGTGTCATCTGGCACAGAAAAACCCAGGTTGGTTTCCCCTTAGATAATTCTCAGAAGCAGCTGAGCAATCTGAGCTGAAATTCTCCCAAAATCTCCAGCTTAAATAAGGCTCTTGGGGTGCAGTTAAAGGTTGGCCAACACAGTTTTGGCACCTGACAAAAAGCAGAGGATTAGGCAGGCTCAAATATCAGAGGGCTGAGAAGAGAGACTTTTTCTACCCCTTACCTATTCTGCTGTTTGTACAAGTTACATTGGcttgttttaattaataaataccACTGTTGTTTCCTTGCCTACAGAAGATTGTAAGCAGGACTAGTCCCAGTTTTACAAATGTACTTCTATCAACATGATGAATGTAATAcagcttttgaaatttttttaggTTCCCACACATTTTTTGGCTGAACTTAATTATTTATTGAGTGGTGATTCTTCACCCCagatctttcttttttcctggtaCCTATTTATTTGTAATAGAAAACATACAACAGGCTAATCCTTTAAATACTTTTGCATTGTTTCTCTTCAGAGTAAAGCAGTCTTTGTGATTAGCAAAACAGTCAGATGTTTTATTAATGCTATAGAGCCAGTAAATTCTTGCCTGATTCTGTTCTAACAGCATCTCCATAGTCCAGTCATACTTTGTTTACTGGGCAAAGATTGAATCTGCTGTTGTGGCTCAGGGAGGGCAAAACAAGACTCTTGCTGACAAGAAGCCTGAGGCTGTAGCCCCCACGGCCCTGCAGGGACCAGCTGACCCTCACCCCACAGGTATGGCGAGCAAACTTTGTTCTTTCTTACCAACACCCCCTGCAGAGTAGTTTTACAGCTTAGTCTGGCCAAGTGTCCCACAAAAGTGGCCCAAACAAGCTGGGGGGACCCATTTAACTCCTGTGTCTGTCAAGGAGATCAGTGATGGCCATGGTGAGCTCCTTGAAGTGAAGGTGTGGGTCAGTATTTGAGGAGCCAGTTCCAAGGAGGGCACCAGGAAGCTAAATAGGGTTGCTAGATCTTATGATTTCAATGCAAATCTTAAAATACTTTACCTAAAATCTCAGCTCTTGAAGAGAAGGGAGTCCAGTTAGCAATGTTGCCCCACCAGAGGAACATATTTGTCTCTAAATGTGACTATTGCCCTCCAGGTATATATTTGGTTGTATTTATGCAGCCTCTGGTCAGTAAGATGCTCCAAGAATTTACTTATACCTAAATCAGACGTATTTCTCAGCAGGAGGAGAAATATGTCTGATTTAGGTATAAGTAAATTCTTGGCATGGCACCAAGGCtgagttttaattattttttacttgaCTGTAAAATAAATTGGCTCactaattattattttacttgACCAGCACATAGAAAGCGAGCTTTGCTGCTTTAATTTCCATGTGTGTTCCCTCTTCAAAATAAGtgacatgaaaataaaagagtCACTGTTACAAACCTTCCTGGCAAACCTTGGCACTGAGTGGGATTTGAAATAAACAAACCGAAGACAATAGActtctgctcctctctccctgatttttgttttgtctccctgcttgGCAAGGTCCcatctctcctgcagctgccactggctccctgctgcctgccagccccactgccatAGTGGTAACCCCAGCACCAGAGCCGGGTTTTGGTGTGGGGTTGGAGACTGAGCCAAAGCAGCCGGGCCGGACTTTgcgggctgtgcccagcaggagtATCCGGTCCAGAGGCCGGGAGCTGGAGCcgtcccttcccacccaagaTGTTGGAATGGTGGATGCCTTGCAAGGTTCCCTCTCCCAGGACAATGCCTCCAGCTACAGCACCTCCAATGGGTAAATCTACGTGGTGGGAAAAGCTGTTTCTCCAGTCCTTGTGAGAAGGAAAATAGTAATAGCTTCCCTGCAGATGAACAAGAGAAATGTAGGAAGGTGCCTGCGTGTAGGAAGGTGTCTGGGGGAGGTGAGAGAGTGTTTGTTTGCTGAGATTTTGAGAAATAATCCTTTGGATATTGCACATGACAGGCAGTAACAGGGAGAAAATCCCAAACTCCTAAGAACCCAACACTGTGTTGCTCAGCACAGTGAGGGGCTGGCCAGGAGGTGGAAAGATGTGATAAAACTCATCGACTGCTGTAACATTTTTCTGAAAGTGCAGACAATAATTCAGTGAAACACTGAACTTAGCAGACCTATTTCTCCATCTGCAGAgaaaacgaaaaaaaaaaaaaggatacaAAGCAAGTATGAAATTTGGGCTGGAGGATGTCTGTTCAGAAATTTTAGAAGGTTTGGGCTGCATGAGCTTTCACGCAACATTTCATATTGTGGGTGAAAATGATGGGGATAGGAATCAATGACCAGGCATAATTCAAAATGCAGGTTGTATGATCCACATTGACTGCATGCATCCAAAACTGCTCTAAGGAGCAGCACTTCTTGTTGGTGTGAGCCACAGGTGTCACTTGCTAACCCTGCCTTTCCTCTGTCCATATTTCAGAAGCATTGCCAGTGCTGCTACCCTACACTTGTGTTTGAGGTGTACAGGCAACAGGAAGGTAAGCACCTCTACTGGAGAGGGCACCCTAGCAGCCCATGTAGGTGTCATAAATGCCTAAAACTACACTGAGACTGTTGAAAGTTTTAGATCTTTTTCCTTAACTGGAATTTGAGGTTTATGTCTCTttctagtttgtttttttttttttttccttttgagccCGCTGGCTGGGTTTTTAAGAGACCCACTGTAAAAACAATTGCTTTCCCTTATGTAGATGTGACTACAGACCCACTCTAAAAACAACTGCTTTCCCTTATGTAGATGTGACTACAGGCTGCTGGAAATGTGTGTGCTTAGAGATACAGGACACAGAGTTAACAGAGTAAGTCAGCAAACAGGTgatggagagaagaaaaatacaaggagaagaaagaataGACCTGGTTTCCAAAATGctaaaggagaaagagaaataatctcacagaaaataaaagagagaggGGATGTACAGCACAGAGTGAGCCAGTAATATTTaggaaggagcagaggacaGAGAACAAGTAAAGGAGAGATGTGTACCATGAGTACTTGGCATAGCCATGGAGAGAAGTGGAGAACTGGCAGTAGATGGAAACCAAAGGGAAGGATGAACTATTGCACAAGGTAAGATCAGAAGAGCATAATTAAACAAAAACTGAGAAATTAGGTAGAATAGGGAGGAGtatgaaaagaaaggagaaatgagT belongs to Zonotrichia leucophrys gambelii isolate GWCS_2022_RI chromosome 4, RI_Zleu_2.0, whole genome shotgun sequence and includes:
- the REELD1 gene encoding reelin domain-containing protein 1, which codes for MEGGGRAHSAIVGWACTSLCLVSCAAAFSQGASLSACSDMMPRHLRVQLHSSNSNYVTVHTNMSFFFPGDKVPVTVRSTRDYMGFMLQARKVSNNEIAGTFIFLPPGSKLLNCFEDGDTVTHSDKSLKRNLSFVWKAPDQPIGDIKFFISIVQSYFVYWAKIESAVVAQGGQNKTLADKKPEAVAPTALQGPADPHPTGPISPAAATGSLLPASPTAIVVTPAPEPGFGVGLETEPKQPGRTLRAVPSRSIRSRGRELEPSLPTQDVGMVDALQGSLSQDNASSYSTSNGSIASAATLHLCLRCTGNRKGSTESGTILKASLRVTASPSAPHVRTHLGGIAASTAWPGDASTAGNLSSASRQMAGRELAPQPEGAGTRAEEDKDEQEAAGNTLPWVTRPAPESAVPGIGEGPGRGRRLLAAQLGLLLLCTAALGLALAAAVRCACAQQCHKRAEVTFSEPEPDVITITEHGAVMRFRRTRDNGLVLLPAPCNWVSPSSSTSRTVLL